The Triplophysa dalaica isolate WHDGS20190420 chromosome 5, ASM1584641v1, whole genome shotgun sequence genome window below encodes:
- the napepld gene encoding N-acyl-phosphatidylethanolamine-hydrolyzing phospholipase D isoform X3: MLMLRYTVNKLTAACKPSVDLQDCIYVLLVTSRRKHNESRCLCSAAGGRKPMAEGPFVCEDSNLDGGHTVSPPDLEICDSGETNNPLDYRQKGDVTCSKQDSQGRFVNPWTTWHFPSYSTILRLFLTEKNNSNIPSAKEDLDRELPVQEPYFVQKPDQCRQTGSSVRATWLGHATVLVEMDGLVLLTDPVFSQRASPMAFMGSKRYRGPPCTVKQLPQVDAVVISHTHYDHLDVESVTALNARFGSGLHWFVPLGLAGWMHKTGCANVTELDWWKGSGIPGREDFTVFCTPAQHWCKRSPFDDNRALWGSWTVVGPRNRFFFAGDTGYCSSFQEIGRHFGPFDLAAIPIGAYLPRGIMKSQHVDPEEAVQVHVDIKAKNSLAIHWGTFALAYEHYLEPPRRLREAMVNQGLNPDLFFTLGHGESRVINQDADPSI; the protein is encoded by the exons ATGCTCATGCTGCGGTATACTGTCAATAAACTGACAGCTGCTTGTAAACCTTCAGTAGATTTGCAGGATTGTATTTACGTCCTTCTTGTGACCAGCAGAAGAAAACACAACGAAAG CAGGTGTTTGTGCAGTGCAGCCGGAGGCAGGAAACCCATGGCAGAGGGACCTTTCGTGTGTGAAGACAGCAACCTGGATGGAGGTCACACCGTATCTCCTCCTGACCTCGAGATATGTGACTCTGGTGAGACGAACAACCCGCTGGATTACAGACAAAAGGGAGACGTGACATGTTCCAAACAGGACTCTCAAGGGCGCTTTGTGAATCCGTGGACAACATGGCACTTTCCGTCCTACAGCACCATCCTTCGCCTCTTCCTCACGGAGAAGAACAACAGCAACATTCCCAGTGCCAAAGAG GATCTGGACCGAGAACTTCCTGTCCAGGAGCCATATTTTGTCCAGAAACCGGATCAGTGCAGGCAGACGGGCTCATCTGTGCGAGCGACATGGCTGGGTCATGCCACTGTGCTGGTGGAGATGGATGGATTGGTGCTTTTGACTGATCCTGTTTTCAGCCAGAGAGCTTCGCCAATGGCATTCATGGGCTCGAAGCGTTACCGTGGCCCACCTTGCACTGTGAAACAGCTTCCTCAAGTGGACGCAGTGGTGATCAGTCATACACACTACGATCACCTCGACGTCGAGTCGGTGACAGCGCTCAATGCTCGGTTCGGTTCTGGCCTGCACTGGTTCGTGCCACTCGGGCTGGCAGGATGGATGCATAAGACAGGCTGTGCTAACGTCACCGAGCTGGACTGGTGGAAGGGCAGTGGAATTCCCGGTCGTGAAGACTTCACCGTGTTTTGCACGCCAGCACAGCACTGGTGCAAACGCTCACCTTTCGATGACAACAGAGCATTATGGGGAAGCTGGACTGTCGTGGGCCCTCGTAACCGCTTCTTCTTTGCTGGAGATACGGGGTACTGCTCATCGTTTCAGGAGATAGGAAGACATTTTGGACCATTTGACCTGGCTGCTATCCCAATTGGAGCGTACCTGCCCAG AGGGATCATGAAATCTCAGCATGTGGACCCAGAGGAGGCTGTGCAGGTCCATGTAGACATCAAGGCGAAAAACTCACTGGCCATTCACTGGGGCACATTTGCTTTAGCCTATGAG CATTATCTTGAACCTCCTCGACGTTTGCGTGAAGCTATGGTGAATCAGGGACTGAATCCAGATCTGTTCTTCACACTTGGTCACGGAGAATCACGCGTGATCAACCAGGATGCGGATCCTTCCATCTAA
- the napepld gene encoding N-acyl-phosphatidylethanolamine-hydrolyzing phospholipase D isoform X2: MLMLRYTVNKLTAACKPSVDLQDCIYVLLVTSRRKHNESTTPLEGALGRNARTVIAARPSQHRNKLRLQESYRCLCSAAGGRKPMAEGPFVCEDSNLDGGHTVSPPDLEICDSGETNNPLDYRQKGDVTCSKQDSQGRFVNPWTTWHFPSYSTILRLFLTEKNNSNIPSAKEDLDRELPVQEPYFVQKPDQCRQTGSSVRATWLGHATVLVEMDGLVLLTDPVFSQRASPMAFMGSKRYRGPPCTVKQLPQVDAVVISHTHYDHLDVESVTALNARFGSGLHWFVPLGLAGWMHKTGCANVTELDWWKGSGIPGREDFTVFCTPAQHWCKRSPFDDNRALWGSWTVVGPRNRFFFAGDTGYCSSFQEIGRHFGPFDLAAIPIGAYLPRGIMKSQHVDPEEAVQVHVDIKAKNSLAIHWGTFALAYEHYLEPPRRLREAMVNQGLNPDLFFTLGHGESRVINQDADPSI; encoded by the exons ATGCTCATGCTGCGGTATACTGTCAATAAACTGACAGCTGCTTGTAAACCTTCAGTAGATTTGCAGGATTGTATTTACGTCCTTCTTGTGACCAGCAGAAGAAAACACAACGAAAG TACAACACCACTAGAGGGAGCTTTGGGAAGAAATGCTCGAACTGTGATTGCTGCGAGACCCTCCCAGCACAGAAACAAACTGCGTTTGCAAGAGAGCTATAG GTGTTTGTGCAGTGCAGCCGGAGGCAGGAAACCCATGGCAGAGGGACCTTTCGTGTGTGAAGACAGCAACCTGGATGGAGGTCACACCGTATCTCCTCCTGACCTCGAGATATGTGACTCTGGTGAGACGAACAACCCGCTGGATTACAGACAAAAGGGAGACGTGACATGTTCCAAACAGGACTCTCAAGGGCGCTTTGTGAATCCGTGGACAACATGGCACTTTCCGTCCTACAGCACCATCCTTCGCCTCTTCCTCACGGAGAAGAACAACAGCAACATTCCCAGTGCCAAAGAG GATCTGGACCGAGAACTTCCTGTCCAGGAGCCATATTTTGTCCAGAAACCGGATCAGTGCAGGCAGACGGGCTCATCTGTGCGAGCGACATGGCTGGGTCATGCCACTGTGCTGGTGGAGATGGATGGATTGGTGCTTTTGACTGATCCTGTTTTCAGCCAGAGAGCTTCGCCAATGGCATTCATGGGCTCGAAGCGTTACCGTGGCCCACCTTGCACTGTGAAACAGCTTCCTCAAGTGGACGCAGTGGTGATCAGTCATACACACTACGATCACCTCGACGTCGAGTCGGTGACAGCGCTCAATGCTCGGTTCGGTTCTGGCCTGCACTGGTTCGTGCCACTCGGGCTGGCAGGATGGATGCATAAGACAGGCTGTGCTAACGTCACCGAGCTGGACTGGTGGAAGGGCAGTGGAATTCCCGGTCGTGAAGACTTCACCGTGTTTTGCACGCCAGCACAGCACTGGTGCAAACGCTCACCTTTCGATGACAACAGAGCATTATGGGGAAGCTGGACTGTCGTGGGCCCTCGTAACCGCTTCTTCTTTGCTGGAGATACGGGGTACTGCTCATCGTTTCAGGAGATAGGAAGACATTTTGGACCATTTGACCTGGCTGCTATCCCAATTGGAGCGTACCTGCCCAG AGGGATCATGAAATCTCAGCATGTGGACCCAGAGGAGGCTGTGCAGGTCCATGTAGACATCAAGGCGAAAAACTCACTGGCCATTCACTGGGGCACATTTGCTTTAGCCTATGAG CATTATCTTGAACCTCCTCGACGTTTGCGTGAAGCTATGGTGAATCAGGGACTGAATCCAGATCTGTTCTTCACACTTGGTCACGGAGAATCACGCGTGATCAACCAGGATGCGGATCCTTCCATCTAA
- the napepld gene encoding N-acyl-phosphatidylethanolamine-hydrolyzing phospholipase D isoform X1, whose product MLMLRYTVNKLTAACKPSVDLQDCIYVLLVTSRRKHNESTTPLEGALGRNARTVIAARPSQHRNKLRLQESYSRCLCSAAGGRKPMAEGPFVCEDSNLDGGHTVSPPDLEICDSGETNNPLDYRQKGDVTCSKQDSQGRFVNPWTTWHFPSYSTILRLFLTEKNNSNIPSAKEDLDRELPVQEPYFVQKPDQCRQTGSSVRATWLGHATVLVEMDGLVLLTDPVFSQRASPMAFMGSKRYRGPPCTVKQLPQVDAVVISHTHYDHLDVESVTALNARFGSGLHWFVPLGLAGWMHKTGCANVTELDWWKGSGIPGREDFTVFCTPAQHWCKRSPFDDNRALWGSWTVVGPRNRFFFAGDTGYCSSFQEIGRHFGPFDLAAIPIGAYLPRGIMKSQHVDPEEAVQVHVDIKAKNSLAIHWGTFALAYEHYLEPPRRLREAMVNQGLNPDLFFTLGHGESRVINQDADPSI is encoded by the exons ATGCTCATGCTGCGGTATACTGTCAATAAACTGACAGCTGCTTGTAAACCTTCAGTAGATTTGCAGGATTGTATTTACGTCCTTCTTGTGACCAGCAGAAGAAAACACAACGAAAG TACAACACCACTAGAGGGAGCTTTGGGAAGAAATGCTCGAACTGTGATTGCTGCGAGACCCTCCCAGCACAGAAACAAACTGCGTTTGCAAGAGAGCTATAG CAGGTGTTTGTGCAGTGCAGCCGGAGGCAGGAAACCCATGGCAGAGGGACCTTTCGTGTGTGAAGACAGCAACCTGGATGGAGGTCACACCGTATCTCCTCCTGACCTCGAGATATGTGACTCTGGTGAGACGAACAACCCGCTGGATTACAGACAAAAGGGAGACGTGACATGTTCCAAACAGGACTCTCAAGGGCGCTTTGTGAATCCGTGGACAACATGGCACTTTCCGTCCTACAGCACCATCCTTCGCCTCTTCCTCACGGAGAAGAACAACAGCAACATTCCCAGTGCCAAAGAG GATCTGGACCGAGAACTTCCTGTCCAGGAGCCATATTTTGTCCAGAAACCGGATCAGTGCAGGCAGACGGGCTCATCTGTGCGAGCGACATGGCTGGGTCATGCCACTGTGCTGGTGGAGATGGATGGATTGGTGCTTTTGACTGATCCTGTTTTCAGCCAGAGAGCTTCGCCAATGGCATTCATGGGCTCGAAGCGTTACCGTGGCCCACCTTGCACTGTGAAACAGCTTCCTCAAGTGGACGCAGTGGTGATCAGTCATACACACTACGATCACCTCGACGTCGAGTCGGTGACAGCGCTCAATGCTCGGTTCGGTTCTGGCCTGCACTGGTTCGTGCCACTCGGGCTGGCAGGATGGATGCATAAGACAGGCTGTGCTAACGTCACCGAGCTGGACTGGTGGAAGGGCAGTGGAATTCCCGGTCGTGAAGACTTCACCGTGTTTTGCACGCCAGCACAGCACTGGTGCAAACGCTCACCTTTCGATGACAACAGAGCATTATGGGGAAGCTGGACTGTCGTGGGCCCTCGTAACCGCTTCTTCTTTGCTGGAGATACGGGGTACTGCTCATCGTTTCAGGAGATAGGAAGACATTTTGGACCATTTGACCTGGCTGCTATCCCAATTGGAGCGTACCTGCCCAG AGGGATCATGAAATCTCAGCATGTGGACCCAGAGGAGGCTGTGCAGGTCCATGTAGACATCAAGGCGAAAAACTCACTGGCCATTCACTGGGGCACATTTGCTTTAGCCTATGAG CATTATCTTGAACCTCCTCGACGTTTGCGTGAAGCTATGGTGAATCAGGGACTGAATCCAGATCTGTTCTTCACACTTGGTCACGGAGAATCACGCGTGATCAACCAGGATGCGGATCCTTCCATCTAA
- the napepld gene encoding N-acyl-phosphatidylethanolamine-hydrolyzing phospholipase D isoform X4, with the protein MLMLRYTVNKLTAACKPSVDLQDCIYVLLVTSRRKHNERCLCSAAGGRKPMAEGPFVCEDSNLDGGHTVSPPDLEICDSGETNNPLDYRQKGDVTCSKQDSQGRFVNPWTTWHFPSYSTILRLFLTEKNNSNIPSAKEDLDRELPVQEPYFVQKPDQCRQTGSSVRATWLGHATVLVEMDGLVLLTDPVFSQRASPMAFMGSKRYRGPPCTVKQLPQVDAVVISHTHYDHLDVESVTALNARFGSGLHWFVPLGLAGWMHKTGCANVTELDWWKGSGIPGREDFTVFCTPAQHWCKRSPFDDNRALWGSWTVVGPRNRFFFAGDTGYCSSFQEIGRHFGPFDLAAIPIGAYLPRGIMKSQHVDPEEAVQVHVDIKAKNSLAIHWGTFALAYEHYLEPPRRLREAMVNQGLNPDLFFTLGHGESRVINQDADPSI; encoded by the exons ATGCTCATGCTGCGGTATACTGTCAATAAACTGACAGCTGCTTGTAAACCTTCAGTAGATTTGCAGGATTGTATTTACGTCCTTCTTGTGACCAGCAGAAGAAAACACAACGAAAG GTGTTTGTGCAGTGCAGCCGGAGGCAGGAAACCCATGGCAGAGGGACCTTTCGTGTGTGAAGACAGCAACCTGGATGGAGGTCACACCGTATCTCCTCCTGACCTCGAGATATGTGACTCTGGTGAGACGAACAACCCGCTGGATTACAGACAAAAGGGAGACGTGACATGTTCCAAACAGGACTCTCAAGGGCGCTTTGTGAATCCGTGGACAACATGGCACTTTCCGTCCTACAGCACCATCCTTCGCCTCTTCCTCACGGAGAAGAACAACAGCAACATTCCCAGTGCCAAAGAG GATCTGGACCGAGAACTTCCTGTCCAGGAGCCATATTTTGTCCAGAAACCGGATCAGTGCAGGCAGACGGGCTCATCTGTGCGAGCGACATGGCTGGGTCATGCCACTGTGCTGGTGGAGATGGATGGATTGGTGCTTTTGACTGATCCTGTTTTCAGCCAGAGAGCTTCGCCAATGGCATTCATGGGCTCGAAGCGTTACCGTGGCCCACCTTGCACTGTGAAACAGCTTCCTCAAGTGGACGCAGTGGTGATCAGTCATACACACTACGATCACCTCGACGTCGAGTCGGTGACAGCGCTCAATGCTCGGTTCGGTTCTGGCCTGCACTGGTTCGTGCCACTCGGGCTGGCAGGATGGATGCATAAGACAGGCTGTGCTAACGTCACCGAGCTGGACTGGTGGAAGGGCAGTGGAATTCCCGGTCGTGAAGACTTCACCGTGTTTTGCACGCCAGCACAGCACTGGTGCAAACGCTCACCTTTCGATGACAACAGAGCATTATGGGGAAGCTGGACTGTCGTGGGCCCTCGTAACCGCTTCTTCTTTGCTGGAGATACGGGGTACTGCTCATCGTTTCAGGAGATAGGAAGACATTTTGGACCATTTGACCTGGCTGCTATCCCAATTGGAGCGTACCTGCCCAG AGGGATCATGAAATCTCAGCATGTGGACCCAGAGGAGGCTGTGCAGGTCCATGTAGACATCAAGGCGAAAAACTCACTGGCCATTCACTGGGGCACATTTGCTTTAGCCTATGAG CATTATCTTGAACCTCCTCGACGTTTGCGTGAAGCTATGGTGAATCAGGGACTGAATCCAGATCTGTTCTTCACACTTGGTCACGGAGAATCACGCGTGATCAACCAGGATGCGGATCCTTCCATCTAA